The stretch of DNA CGAGTCTGGGCGGATGGTTTTCCAGCCGAGGGATATGCCTACAACGCCCCGGCACCGATGCTTGCCACCGGGTTTATTGCCAGCCCGGTGCTCGGTGCAACAGCCGACGCCGCCGCGTTGCTCGCCGGGAAGCCCGCTCGACTTCTGCAGGCTTTCGCAGTCGAAACGAGCGATCGCGGCCGCCACACCAGGGTCCGCTACCGGCTCTACGCCATCGCCGGCGGACTCGTGGGCGAGGAACGGCTGGGCCAGGAGTGATGAGGGGCACACCGGTGTCTGGGTTCAGCGCAGTGGCAGCTTGCCAGCGACAGATCTGGCTGGGCTGGAGGCCGTACTCGGCACACAGGTCTGAGATCGGAATCCTTCGGGGGAAAGGCTAGGCTCACCCTTGCCCGCGGAGATTGCAGGTTCGACGGGAGCAAGACACCGGCTACTTCAGAGGCTGCGCCGTGTCCGTGACGTCCTCGGGCTGAAAGCTGGTCTGCAACTCGATCGTCCGCAGGCCGGGCTTGTCGAAACCGACCCGGCGCAGATCGACGACCTGGATCTTCAGGCCGCCGTACGTCCGGACGTAGGTTTTCAGGTTCGTGCGGTCATGGCCGACGATCCATTCGGTGGTGTCCGTGCTGACAAGTCGGCCTTCGCCATTCGACTTCAGGAAGCCCTTCGTGTTCTCCGTCTGGTTGGCCGTGTTCGACTTGATGGCCCCGTCGAAGATGTCGAACGTGTTCAGGACGTGAAAGCCCAGATTCACGGTTTCGGGCGCCGTTTTCGCCGGACTGGCCCACTGCGAAAACAGCGCTGCCCGCACGAACCTGGATGGCGGCGTCAGGTCGCCCGGCAGGCCGACGAAGCCGCTCCCCTGGCCGAAGTTCACGACCTCAAGGCCGCCGAGTTTCTTCGCGGGCACGTTCACCGGCGACAGGTTCACGTAGTTGCTGAGGTTGATCTGCTGCCAGTCGAACGGCGGCGAGTTCGTCAGCGCCCCGACCGGGTTCTGGTGGATGTTGAGTTTCCCCTCCACGTACTCGGCGATGACCACCTTGCCGGTCGCATCGCCGATCCAGTAGTGCACCGGGAGCACCTGCTTGAAGGGAGGGAATTCCTGCTGGGCGACGTGCGCCTTGTCGGTCAGGGCCGCCACCGACTCGTTCACGTCCGCACATGTCGAAAGCAGGTAGATCGCCACCTCCCAACTGCCGATCGTGCTGGCGGTCTTGGCTTCGTCGGGGGCCAGATACCGCGCATACCCCGGCAGATGAAGCATGCCCACCACCAGGCCCTTGTCGTTCATGCCGTCGGCCACGATGGAAGGGGCGACGTTCGCATTGAGCCCCACGACGCCGTATTTCGTCTGCCACTTCAGGCCGGCCCTGCCCTGCGGTGCCGTCCCCGTGTACTCGGTGCCCCGCGGAACGATCAGGATCTTCGAGTTGAACGGGAAACCGAACTCCATCGACCGAAAATAAACCTGTGCACCGTCGACGGCCTTGAGCTGAAATGCCGTGCAGGCCCGGAGCGATCGGGCCGCGGCCAACGGAGCCAAACAGGCCACGCAGACGATCAGGGCGGCAGTGGCACGGCGCGAGATTGGACCGTTCATGGCTCGGGTTCCTCGGGTTTGAAATCAGGAATCTGTGGTGGTGTCAGTGAACGCGATCGGAACGGACGGCGGGAAGTCTGCGTCATGTCAAAAGGCGGCATGGTCGGGGGCGACAGGCTCGAACCACCGGATCAAGCGGCGGCGGACCCGCTCGGTGAACGCCGCCAGATCGGCCTGGTTGATCGGGCGGGCGGGCAGGAACGCCGGAGAAGGCCCGCCTCGATGCTTTGAAGCCCGAGGCGCGAGCCGAGGGAATGCGGTTCAGTTTCTGGTGGAGCAACACGTACTCCCTCAGCTCGCGCTTCGGGCTTCCCGGCAACCGGGCTCGGCGGTCGGAGACCGCCGAGCCAGAGCAGGCAACCATGCCCGGCCCCCTGTGGTCGCTCGACTCGTGTAGCGGCGGTCGGAGACCGCCGATTGCGGGCCAACTGCCGACCCACGGCGGTCGACAGGCCGCATTCTGGGGAGTCTTCCGCAGACGGCTCCGAACATGTGTGAAATGCTCCGCGGCCGGGCTGCGTGTATGGGGATGACCGTGCCCCCGATCACTCCGTCCCCTCCGCCTCGGAGCTTGCCATGCCCCTTGACCCGTCCCGCCGTCCGCTGCTTTTCGCCCTCGCCGCCACGCTCGCATGCGGCACGATTTCCAGTGGCCGATCCCTCGCCGGGCCGCTCGATCTCGACGCCCTCCCGGCCGCAACGACCCAACGATTTCGTCGGGCGAAGGCTTGCCGAAGTGCCATTGGCCGACCTATCCTGAGTGGATGGACGCGGGCCCTCTTCTCGCACGACTGGTCTCTGCGCTCGTTCAGCAACGGCTCGACGTCGTCCTGATCGGCAATGCCGCTGCCGCGATGCATGGCGCGCCGGTCACGACGCTGGATTTCGACTTCATGTTTCGTGATACGCCCACGAACCTGCGCAAGCTGAAAGCCGTGTCCGCCTCGCTCGGGGCCGTGATCCTGCGGCCGTTTTATCCGGTCTCGAAGCTGTATCGCATGGTGGACGACGCATCGGGACTCCAAGCCGACTTCATGCCCGTGATTCATGGCGTGCGCTCGTTCGAGGGGCTCCGCGGGCGGGCCACGGAACAGCCAATCGGCGGCGTGACACTGAAGGTGGCGTCGCTGCGCGATATCATCTCGAGTAA from Planctomycetia bacterium encodes:
- a CDS encoding choloylglycine hydrolase, translating into MNGPISRRATAALIVCVACLAPLAAARSLRACTAFQLKAVDGAQVYFRSMEFGFPFNSKILIVPRGTEYTGTAPQGRAGLKWQTKYGVVGLNANVAPSIVADGMNDKGLVVGMLHLPGYARYLAPDEAKTASTIGSWEVAIYLLSTCADVNESVAALTDKAHVAQQEFPPFKQVLPVHYWIGDATGKVVIAEYVEGKLNIHQNPVGALTNSPPFDWQQINLSNYVNLSPVNVPAKKLGGLEVVNFGQGSGFVGLPGDLTPPSRFVRAALFSQWASPAKTAPETVNLGFHVLNTFDIFDGAIKSNTANQTENTKGFLKSNGEGRLVSTDTTEWIVGHDRTNLKTYVRTYGGLKIQVVDLRRVGFDKPGLRTIELQTSFQPEDVTDTAQPLK